The proteins below come from a single Caulobacter segnis ATCC 21756 genomic window:
- a CDS encoding FtsB family cell division protein has protein sequence MFARLQPFLPTAAIFFLIFYFAFHALTGDRGLLSISQRNADLAAKTKELRKIRAERMDLEARARLLRSGSLSADLLEERARSLLGYADPRDYVIRVKRSS, from the coding sequence ATGTTCGCCCGACTGCAACCTTTCCTGCCGACCGCGGCGATTTTCTTCCTGATTTTTTACTTCGCCTTTCACGCTCTGACCGGTGATCGGGGCCTGCTGTCCATTTCGCAGCGCAATGCGGACCTCGCAGCAAAAACAAAGGAACTCAGGAAGATACGTGCAGAGAGGATGGACCTGGAGGCCCGCGCTCGTCTATTACGCAGCGGCAGTCTGTCGGCCGACCTGCTGGAAGAGCGCGCGCGCTCGCTCCTAGGATACGCCGACCCGAGGGACTATGTGATCCGGGTCAAGCGTT